The segment TAGCCAAGCTGCTATCAGAATCAGTTACGCTCGCAGGTTGGTGTCATCGTATATCTGCTGTAACGGCACGTATCTAGGAATCGTAACGGAATGAAGTTCACTCCCATCGCAGCGCTGGTCATGTCGTGTCTGGCGGTTTTTGCCCAGAGCGCAACCGCGCAAACCGGTGCGGAAGGCCGCATGAATTTTCTGCGCGATTCCCGAGCCGCTACTTCTGCTCCGCAGTTTGAGTTCAGCCGCCTGCAATATGGCCCGCTGCCAGTGTCTGGCACACGCGTTGCCTCTACAGCTGGCCCGCTGCAAGCGGCCGAGCGCGGGGATGCCAAGGCGCAGAACCAGTTAGGTGAGATGTATGCGCACGGCCAAGGCGTGCCTCAGAACGCAGCCATGGCTGCGCAGTGGTTTCGCAAGGCCGCAGCGCAAAATCATGCGGGTGCGCAAAACAGTCTGGGCGCCCTGTATGCCAATGGCCAAGGCGTGCCCCAAAATTACCGCGAGGCCGCACAGTGGTACGGCCGCGCAGCCCAGCAGGGCAATGCGGTAGCGCAGTACAACCTGTCGCACCTCTATCAAGATGGCTTGGGTGTGCCCCAAAGCTTTAGCACTTCGGCGCAGTGGCTGGAAAAGTCTGCGGCTCAAGGTCATGTCACGGCTCAGTTTGAGTTGGGTCAGCGCTTTTTGAAGGGCAATGGCGTGGCCGTTAACTACATGACGGCTGCCGATTGGTTCAAAAAGGCGGCGGATCAAGGTCACGCCGAGGCGCAAAACCAGCTGGGCTCTATGCTGTCTGACGGCATGGGCGTGAAGCTAGACCCGGTGCAAGCCGCTCAGTGGCTGCAACGCGCTGCCGAGCAAGGTGATGCCCGGGCGCAAAACAGCTTAGGCCGCATGTATATGGATGGCGTGGGTGTGCAGCGTGATTACAAGCTGGCTGCATCGTGGTTCCAAAAGAGCGCTGAGCAGTGGAATGCCGATGGCCAGAACAATCTGGGCCGTCTGTACCTCTATGGTCTGGGTGTGGAACAAAGCCCTGCCTATGCCGCTCAATGGTTCCAGCGCGCTGCGGATCAGAACCATGCAGACGCTCAGTACAACCTGGGTACTGTGTATGCCGAAGGTCTGGGTACGCCCCAGAACTACGCAACGGCCCTGCTTTGGTATCAAAAGGCAGCTGAGCAAGGTCATGCCGCCGCCACAAATAACGTGGGTACGCTGTATGCCGAAGGTCGTGGCGTGCCGCAAAGCTATGCCAATGCCATGCAGTGGTTCCGCCGCGCAGCGGACAAGGGGGATGCATCGGCTCAGTTCAATTTGGCGCGTTTGTATGCCGATGGCCAAGGCGGCGCAGCCAGCCCCGCTATGGCTTTGAAGTGGTACACCGCAGCAGCTGAGCAAGGCCACTCTGGCGCGCAAAACCGTTTGGGTGTGATGTATGCCGAAGGTCAGGGCATGTCCCGCGACTACGGCAAGGCTGTGCAGTGGTACCAGCGTGCCGCCGATCAAGGCGATGCTGCAGCTCAGTTCAATCTGGCTATGGTGTACGCACAAGGTCAGGGAGTGTCGCGTGACCATGCCAAGGCCTACTTCTGGTACAACTTGGCCGCGATGGAGCTGGGTGGCGATGCCGCCAAACGCCGCGATGAGACTGCTAACAAGCTGACTATTGCCCAAGTGGCCGAACAGCAAAGCAAGGCACTGACTTGGCAGCCCAAGCGCGGATCTTGACTGTTTAGCGGTTTGACCGAACGTAAAAAACGCTTCTTTCGAGAAGCGTTTTTTACGTTTTTCGGGATTCGCGATTTACTGGGATGTTCAGCTTTTTGACGCTGTGTGCTTCTTGGGTTGCTTCAGCCGCTCTTCTACAAAGGGCGGCCTAGTCGCTTTTCTGCTTGATGCATCTCACAGTCGCAGTCCATTGATTTCAGGTCATTAATTACCTGAAATCAATGTGTTTAAAGGACTATCAGCTATCAATATAGAAGTGATTGTTGCTTTATGCCGGGCTAAACAAATCCACGCGGTCTGTGATGATGCCGTCTACACCTAGATCCATTAGGCGCTTGGCGGCCCATTCGTCGTTGATGGTGTAGCTGCTGCAGCGCAGGCCTGCGCCATGCACCTTGGTGACCAGAGCCTCATCCCACAGTGCGTGGTTGAGGACCAAGGCGTGGCAATCCAGATCGAGTGCTGTTTTTAAGTCGGCATCACCGGTGCCGTCGGCCAATTTGTCCACAAGCAGGCCGCGGGGAATATGGGGTGCAACCTCAAGCGCTGCTTTGAGCGACTCTGTTTTGAATGAGGTGAACAGTGGCTGCACGGCATCTTTGGGCCAAATACGGTTCATCAGCTCGCCACAGGCACGGCCGGTTTCTTCTTCTTGGCCGGGCGTGGGCTTGATTTCTACGTTCAGGTGCAGGTGGTTGGCCAAGCACCAGCGGGCTAGAGCCTCTAGCGTAGGCAAAGCTTCGCCAGCGTAGGCGCGAGAATGCCAGCTGCCAGCATCCAACTGGGCAATCTCGCCCATAGTCAGCTCGCTGCCCGTGCCGTGGCCGTTGGTGGTACGCTCTAGCGTGGCGTCGTGCATCAAAAACAGCACGCCATCTTGGCTCAGCTTGGCATCGCACTCAAAGAAGCGGTAGCCGTGCAGTGCGCCAAGGCGAAAGGCGCTCAAGGTGTTTTCAGGGGCCAGCTTGCCAGCGCCGCGGTGGGCGGCCCAGCGGGGGTAGGGCCAAGGTTTCAAAGCAGTAGTCATGGTCGTTGTCAGTGCAAATGTGACAAGAGCACCACAAGCTCAGGGCTGGGGTGCTCTTGATAAGGGTTAGATCGATAAATGCTCTATCGATTCAGCGTGGGTCAGGCACGCTTGCCGGTTTCGGCGTTGAACCAGTGCAGACGATCTTCGCGGAATTGAATGCGGGCGGTTTCACCGGACTTGGGGAAGGACTTGCCTTCTTCGATGCGCACCGTCACGGTTTCGCCGTTCACTTTGCCGTACAGCAGGCGCTCGGCACCCAGCAGCTCTACAGTTTCCACTTGGAACTCGACGCCGCCAGAATCGACCAAGTCGATATGCTCAGGACGAATGCCCAAAATCATGCCGGGTTTGCCGTTGGACGAGGTCTTGAGCAGGTTCATGGGGGGCGAACCGATGAAGCCGGCCACAAACACCGAGGCGGGGGTGTGGTAGACCTCTTCGGGGGTGCCGAACTGCTCAACATAGCCGCCGTTCATGACGATCATGCGCTGAGCCAGCGTCATGGCTTCAACCTGATCGTGGGTTACGAACAGGCTGGTAATGCCCAGTTCAGCGTGCAGCTTCTGGATTTCAAGGCGGGTTTGGCCGCGCAGCTTGGCATCCAGATTGGACAGGGGCTCGTCAAACAAGAAGACCTTGGGCTGGCGAACGATGGCACGGCCCATGGCGACGCGCTGGCGCTGGCCGCCAGACAGCTGGCGGGGCTTGCGGTCTAGCAGTTGGGTCAGCTCCAAAATTTTGGCGGCTTTGTCCACACGCTGCTTGATTTCGGCTTCCGGAACCTTGGCGATCTTCAGGCCATAGGCCATGTTCTCGTAGTTCGTCATGTGCGGGTACAGCGCGTAGTTCTGGAACACCATAGCGATGTCGCGCTTGGCAGGCTCCAGATCGTTGACGACCTTGTCGCCAATCATCAGGTCGCCGCCGGTGATTTCTTCCAGACCGGCAATCATGCGCAGCAGGGTGGACTTGCCACAGCCCGAGGGGCCAACGAGTACGACGAATTCGCCGTCTTTGATTTCAGCGCTCACGCCGTGAATGACGGGTACAGCAGCTTTGCCGGTGCCGTAACGCTTGACGATGTTCTTTAAAGAGATGGATGCCATGAGAGGTCTTCCAGGTATTCGTTTATTGGGTCAAAAGAAGGGTTTGGAGCTTGTGGTGGAGAGGATTACTTCTCGGTATCCACCAAGCCTTTCACAAACCACTTTTGCATCAGCATCACCACGGACGTAGGCGGCAGCATGGCCAAGATGGCGGTCGCCATCACAATGTTCCAGTCCACAGCGGCTTCACCACCGGCGAGCATGCGCTTGATACCAATCACAACGGGATACATGTCTTCCGAGGTTGTCATCAGCAGCGGCCACAGGTACTGGTTCCAGCCATAGATGAACTGAATCACGAACAGGGCTGCGATGGATGTCTTGGACAAGGGCACCAAGATGTCCTTGAAAAAGCGCATGGCGCTGGCACCGTCAATGCGGGCGGCTTCGACCAACTCGTCCGGCACGCTCAAAAAGAACTGGCGAAACAAGAAGGTGGCGGTGGCGGAGGCGATCAGCGGCAGCGTCAGGCCTGCGTAGCTATTGAGCATGCCCAGTTCCGCCACAACCTTGTAGGTGGGCAAAATGCGCACTTCTACGGGCAGCATCAGCGTCAAGAAGATAGCCCAGAAGCACAGCATCTTGAAGGGGAAGCGGAAGTAGACAATGGCAAAGGCTGACAGCAGCGAGATGGCGATCTTGCCCACGGTGATGATCATGGCCACCACGAAGCTGACCCACATCATTTGAATGACGTTGGTGTTGGAGCCCAGCTTGCCGGAGCCAACGAGCGCTTCTTTGTAGTTTTCCCACATGTGCGCGCCGGGAAGCAGCGGCATGGGGGATTGCACGATGGCATCAGCCGTGTGCGTCGAGGCGATTAAGGCCAGGTACAACGGAAAGGCCACAATGGCCACGCCGAGGACGAGTACGGCGTGAGAGATGAAGGTGAGCCAGGGATTGCGATCAACCATGATCAGTACTGCACTTTCTTTTCAACATAGCGGAACTGGATCACGGTCAGCACGACAACGATCAGCATCAGGATGACGGACTGTGCAGCAGAGCCGCCCAGATCCAATGCCTTGAAGCCGTCTTGGTAAACCTTGTAGACCAGAATCGACGTCGATTGACCGGGGCCGCCTTGCGTCGCTGCGTCAATGATGCCGAAGGTATCAAAGAAGGCGTAGACGATGTTGATCACCAGCAAGAAAAAGGTGGTGGGTGACAGCAGGGGCAGCTGAATGTTCCAGAAACGGCGCCATGGGCCCGCACCATCAATTGAGGCGGCTTCAATCAGCGCCTTGGGGATGGATTGCAAGCCTGCGAGGAAGAACAAGAAATTGTAGGAGATCTGCTTCCATACCGAAGTGATGACGATCAGGGCCATGGCCTGGTTTTCGTTCATCAAATGGTTCCAGTCGTAGCCCAGCTTACCCAGGTAATGGGTGATTACGCCAATCGAGGGCGAGAACATAAAGACCCATAAAACGCCAGCAATCACCGGCGCGACGGCGTAAGGCACGATCAGCAAGGTCTTGTAGAGCAT is part of the Comamonas sp. Y33R10-2 genome and harbors:
- a CDS encoding tetratricopeptide repeat protein, with protein sequence MKFTPIAALVMSCLAVFAQSATAQTGAEGRMNFLRDSRAATSAPQFEFSRLQYGPLPVSGTRVASTAGPLQAAERGDAKAQNQLGEMYAHGQGVPQNAAMAAQWFRKAAAQNHAGAQNSLGALYANGQGVPQNYREAAQWYGRAAQQGNAVAQYNLSHLYQDGLGVPQSFSTSAQWLEKSAAQGHVTAQFELGQRFLKGNGVAVNYMTAADWFKKAADQGHAEAQNQLGSMLSDGMGVKLDPVQAAQWLQRAAEQGDARAQNSLGRMYMDGVGVQRDYKLAASWFQKSAEQWNADGQNNLGRLYLYGLGVEQSPAYAAQWFQRAADQNHADAQYNLGTVYAEGLGTPQNYATALLWYQKAAEQGHAAATNNVGTLYAEGRGVPQSYANAMQWFRRAADKGDASAQFNLARLYADGQGGAASPAMALKWYTAAAEQGHSGAQNRLGVMYAEGQGMSRDYGKAVQWYQRAADQGDAAAQFNLAMVYAQGQGVSRDHAKAYFWYNLAAMELGGDAAKRRDETANKLTIAQVAEQQSKALTWQPKRGS
- the ugpE gene encoding sn-glycerol-3-phosphate ABC transporter permease UgpE, whose translation is MVDRNPWLTFISHAVLVLGVAIVAFPLYLALIASTHTADAIVQSPMPLLPGAHMWENYKEALVGSGKLGSNTNVIQMMWVSFVVAMIITVGKIAISLLSAFAIVYFRFPFKMLCFWAIFLTLMLPVEVRILPTYKVVAELGMLNSYAGLTLPLIASATATFLFRQFFLSVPDELVEAARIDGASAMRFFKDILVPLSKTSIAALFVIQFIYGWNQYLWPLLMTTSEDMYPVVIGIKRMLAGGEAAVDWNIVMATAILAMLPPTSVVMLMQKWFVKGLVDTEK
- the ugpQ gene encoding glycerophosphodiester phosphodiesterase, with product MTTALKPWPYPRWAAHRGAGKLAPENTLSAFRLGALHGYRFFECDAKLSQDGVLFLMHDATLERTTNGHGTGSELTMGEIAQLDAGSWHSRAYAGEALPTLEALARWCLANHLHLNVEIKPTPGQEEETGRACGELMNRIWPKDAVQPLFTSFKTESLKAALEVAPHIPRGLLVDKLADGTGDADLKTALDLDCHALVLNHALWDEALVTKVHGAGLRCSSYTINDEWAAKRLMDLGVDGIITDRVDLFSPA
- the ugpA gene encoding sn-glycerol-3-phosphate ABC transporter permease UgpA, whose protein sequence is MEKRVLFRSRWLPWALIAPQLLIIAIFFFWPAGQAVLQSFQMEDAFGMNTEWVGLDNFRQLFSDSTYLNSFKRTALFSVLVAGVGIAASLGLAIFADRIVRFAMLYKTLLIVPYAVAPVIAGVLWVFMFSPSIGVITHYLGKLGYDWNHLMNENQAMALIVITSVWKQISYNFLFFLAGLQSIPKALIEAASIDGAGPWRRFWNIQLPLLSPTTFFLLVINIVYAFFDTFGIIDAATQGGPGQSTSILVYKVYQDGFKALDLGGSAAQSVILMLIVVVLTVIQFRYVEKKVQY
- a CDS encoding sn-glycerol-3-phosphate import ATP-binding protein UgpC yields the protein MASISLKNIVKRYGTGKAAVPVIHGVSAEIKDGEFVVLVGPSGCGKSTLLRMIAGLEEITGGDLMIGDKVVNDLEPAKRDIAMVFQNYALYPHMTNYENMAYGLKIAKVPEAEIKQRVDKAAKILELTQLLDRKPRQLSGGQRQRVAMGRAIVRQPKVFLFDEPLSNLDAKLRGQTRLEIQKLHAELGITSLFVTHDQVEAMTLAQRMIVMNGGYVEQFGTPEEVYHTPASVFVAGFIGSPPMNLLKTSSNGKPGMILGIRPEHIDLVDSGGVEFQVETVELLGAERLLYGKVNGETVTVRIEEGKSFPKSGETARIQFREDRLHWFNAETGKRA